From a single Asticcacaulis sp. MM231 genomic region:
- the galA gene encoding beta-galactosidase GalA, with amino-acid sequence MNRRDLFKSASALVAMGLLPQTVFAGANGPQAAVAGPRETLLLNKGWRFFDGDIPFPTIMGHGWTYNAAKAGSAQGAAATGYDDSEWTPVSLPHDFVSFQPIVEDANVSQGYRKRGIVWYRNTLRFEKADNGKHIELQLDGIATNATVWFNGTLVARNWSGYNSVYIDLTPYATYGDLVNSLVIRVDANAMEGWWYEGGGIYRDAWIVKRNPVHIVTDGVFAHPVPAPQSRADWKIPVEVTLNNSGTEATEVTVVSELWDDRVGLLATEKTQATVAPLGGAVARIDLLHNRPRLWSIDDPQLYTVRTYILKGDTRLDEITTTCGFRTQRFDVDKGFFLNDKHLKIQGVCIHQDHAGVGVAVPDGVIDFRLRRLKELGCNAIRFSHNAQSRALMDACDRHGFLVMAENRVFNPAPIHMAELQWLVRRDRNHPSVYLWSVFNEEPMQGTEAGYQMVRRMSEAVKELDTSRPVTAAMNDGLFTPLNVAHAVDVVGINYQQDQYDAFHKAHPTIPVFSSEDTSAFMTRGVYKTDKDKRVSASYDDDAADWGATHRKAWKAIATRDYIAGGFVWTGFDYHGEPTPYIWPSNSSVFGIMDLCGFEKAAFWIHQAQWVKDRPVLGLVPHWNWETAGQPVRVMACSNQEEVELFVNGKSAGRQKVDPYEMNFWTVPYAPGAIEVRGYTGGKLVRTTRNETAGEPVALRLNADRAGLKADGRDAQPLTVEAIDKKGRHVPLAQHMITYEISGGAIIGLGNGDANSLEPEKGDKRSLYNGYGQVIVQSLEGQAGTLRIRATTPGLKAADLRLPVEATAPLAYQVTTPSVQLLDSWFIAPMSVTRPDPGQKAADNDMNSWQWFRPGTLNRPLDQDGYSLVAVRYTPYAKVQKVGGKVEFLGITGTCEVYENGKLIGTKADAAPGALTLDLQTQSGERRLSVLFKVRAGEAYGFNRQIRTRSKD; translated from the coding sequence ATGAATCGTCGGGACTTGTTTAAAAGCGCCAGTGCACTTGTTGCCATGGGCTTGCTGCCTCAGACAGTTTTTGCGGGTGCGAATGGCCCGCAAGCGGCTGTTGCAGGACCGCGTGAGACTTTGTTGCTCAATAAGGGCTGGCGCTTTTTTGACGGCGATATCCCGTTCCCCACCATTATGGGCCATGGCTGGACCTACAACGCCGCCAAGGCCGGCAGCGCGCAGGGCGCTGCTGCCACCGGCTATGACGATTCCGAATGGACGCCAGTCAGCCTGCCACACGATTTCGTCAGCTTCCAGCCGATCGTCGAGGACGCCAATGTCTCGCAAGGCTATCGCAAGCGCGGCATCGTCTGGTATCGCAACACGCTGAGGTTCGAGAAGGCCGATAACGGCAAGCATATCGAACTGCAACTCGACGGCATCGCCACCAACGCGACGGTCTGGTTCAACGGCACCCTCGTGGCCCGCAACTGGAGCGGCTATAACTCGGTCTATATCGACCTGACGCCCTATGCCACCTATGGCGATCTCGTCAATTCGCTGGTCATCCGCGTCGACGCCAACGCTATGGAGGGGTGGTGGTACGAAGGCGGCGGCATCTACCGCGACGCCTGGATCGTCAAGCGCAATCCGGTGCATATTGTGACGGATGGCGTCTTCGCGCATCCCGTTCCGGCGCCGCAAAGCCGTGCGGACTGGAAAATCCCGGTCGAGGTGACACTCAATAATTCCGGCACCGAGGCTACCGAAGTCACCGTTGTCAGCGAGCTTTGGGATGACAGAGTCGGCTTGCTGGCGACGGAAAAAACTCAGGCGACGGTGGCGCCGCTTGGTGGGGCTGTGGCGCGTATCGACCTGCTTCATAACCGGCCGCGTTTGTGGAGCATAGATGATCCGCAACTCTACACGGTCAGGACCTACATTCTGAAAGGCGATACCCGTCTCGACGAAATCACCACCACCTGCGGCTTCCGCACGCAGCGCTTCGATGTCGATAAGGGCTTCTTCCTGAACGACAAGCACCTGAAAATTCAAGGCGTCTGTATCCACCAGGACCATGCCGGCGTCGGCGTGGCGGTGCCGGATGGGGTTATTGATTTCCGCCTGCGCCGGCTTAAAGAGCTGGGCTGCAACGCCATCCGCTTCTCGCATAACGCCCAGAGCCGCGCCCTGATGGACGCCTGCGACCGCCACGGCTTCCTCGTCATGGCGGAAAACCGCGTTTTCAATCCGGCGCCGATCCACATGGCCGAACTGCAGTGGCTGGTGCGCCGCGACCGCAATCACCCGAGCGTCTATCTGTGGTCGGTGTTCAACGAAGAACCGATGCAGGGCACTGAGGCTGGTTACCAGATGGTGCGCCGCATGAGCGAAGCGGTGAAAGAACTCGATACCTCGCGTCCTGTCACCGCCGCCATGAACGACGGCCTGTTCACCCCGCTCAATGTCGCCCACGCGGTCGATGTCGTCGGTATCAACTACCAGCAGGACCAGTACGACGCCTTCCATAAGGCGCACCCGACCATTCCGGTCTTCTCATCGGAAGACACCAGCGCCTTCATGACGCGCGGCGTCTATAAAACCGACAAGGACAAGCGCGTCAGCGCCTCCTATGACGATGACGCCGCCGACTGGGGCGCCACGCACCGCAAGGCGTGGAAGGCCATCGCCACGCGCGACTATATCGCCGGCGGCTTTGTCTGGACCGGCTTCGATTATCACGGCGAGCCGACGCCCTACATCTGGCCGTCCAACAGTTCGGTGTTCGGCATCATGGATCTGTGCGGCTTTGAAAAAGCGGCGTTCTGGATTCATCAGGCGCAGTGGGTGAAGGACAGGCCCGTGCTCGGTCTGGTGCCGCACTGGAACTGGGAGACGGCTGGTCAGCCGGTGCGCGTCATGGCGTGTTCCAATCAGGAGGAGGTCGAACTGTTCGTCAATGGCAAGTCCGCCGGACGGCAAAAGGTCGATCCTTATGAGATGAACTTCTGGACCGTGCCCTATGCGCCGGGCGCTATCGAGGTGCGCGGCTATACCGGCGGCAAGCTGGTCAGGACGACGCGCAACGAAACGGCGGGCGAGCCGGTGGCCTTGCGCCTGAACGCCGATCGCGCCGGCCTGAAGGCCGATGGTCGCGACGCCCAGCCCCTGACGGTAGAAGCGATCGACAAGAAGGGCCGTCATGTGCCGCTGGCCCAGCACATGATCACCTACGAGATCAGCGGCGGCGCCATTATCGGTCTGGGTAACGGCGATGCCAACAGTCTGGAGCCGGAGAAGGGCGACAAGCGTTCGCTCTATAATGGCTATGGTCAGGTGATCGTTCAGAGCCTGGAAGGGCAGGCGGGCACTCTGCGCATCCGCGCCACCACACCGGGGCTCAAGGCTGCGGACCTACGCCTTCCGGTCGAGGCGACTGCGCCTCTGGCCTATCAGGTGACGACGCCTTCGGTGCAGTTGCTCGATAGCTGGTTCATAGCGCCGATGTCGGTGACGCGCCCCGATCCGGGTCAGAAAGCCGCCGATAACGATATGAATTCATGGCAGTGGTTCCGGCCCGGCACGCTCAACCGACCGCTCGATCAGGACGGCTACAGTCTGGTGGCGGTGCGCTATACGCCCTATGCGAAGGTGCAGAAGGTGGGCGGCAAGGTCGAGTTTCTGGGGATCACCGGCACCTGTGAGGTCTATGAGAACGGCAAGCTGATCGGGACGAAAGCCGACGCCGCGCCGGGGGCGCTGACGCTGGACTTGCAGACTCAATCAGGTGAACGCCGTCTGTCGGTGCTGTTCAAGGTCAGGGCGGGTGAGGCTTACGGCTTCAATCGCCAGATACGGACGCGGAGCAAAGACTAA
- a CDS encoding IS5 family transposase translates to MRGEFRDQGGLFSYISLEERVPDTHPLRKVRELVRAVLVDLNADFSAMYSEEGRPSIPPEQLLSALLLQVFYGVRSERQLMEQLDYNLLFRWFVGLSPDAAVWVATTFTKNRERLQKGDVFTKFMTALLCHPKVTPLLSDEHFSVDGTLIEAWASFKSFKPKDGPDDTDGSDFHNQKRGNDTHVSTTDGDSRLYRKAQGREAKLCYMGHALMENRNGLAVGSVVTQATGTAEREASEAMLAVRVKHTGKPATVGEDKAYDVAAHGEALRNLGVEPHVARNNATTKTGKTRTTIIDDETAASDGYAMSQTRRKMIECIFGWGKQHGTMRKTKHRGLEAVAGDFLLNLIAYNLIRIPKLLTA, encoded by the coding sequence ATGCGTGGCGAGTTTCGGGATCAGGGCGGATTATTTTCGTACATATCGTTGGAAGAACGCGTTCCGGATACGCATCCTCTTCGCAAGGTTCGTGAGTTGGTTCGCGCGGTTCTGGTCGACCTGAACGCGGACTTTTCGGCGATGTATTCGGAGGAAGGGCGCCCTTCCATTCCACCGGAACAGTTACTGAGCGCCTTGCTTCTGCAGGTGTTCTACGGCGTCCGCTCGGAACGTCAGTTGATGGAGCAGTTGGATTACAACCTTCTGTTTCGATGGTTCGTGGGCTTGTCACCCGACGCGGCTGTGTGGGTGGCGACGACATTCACCAAGAACCGTGAGCGCCTGCAGAAGGGTGATGTTTTTACGAAGTTCATGACGGCCTTGCTGTGCCACCCAAAGGTTACGCCCTTACTCTCGGACGAGCATTTCTCAGTGGATGGCACGCTGATTGAAGCCTGGGCTTCGTTCAAGAGCTTCAAGCCGAAGGACGGGCCGGACGATACGGACGGGTCTGACTTCCATAATCAGAAACGCGGCAATGACACCCACGTCTCGACGACCGATGGCGACAGCCGCTTGTACCGCAAGGCTCAGGGCCGTGAAGCGAAGCTGTGCTACATGGGCCACGCGCTGATGGAGAACCGCAACGGACTGGCGGTTGGTAGCGTTGTCACCCAAGCCACCGGCACGGCCGAGCGCGAGGCATCCGAAGCCATGCTGGCGGTTAGGGTCAAGCACACCGGCAAGCCGGCGACCGTAGGCGAAGACAAGGCTTATGATGTCGCTGCACATGGCGAAGCCTTACGCAATCTTGGCGTGGAGCCGCATGTCGCCCGTAATAACGCCACGACTAAAACCGGCAAGACCAGAACGACCATCATCGACGATGAAACGGCCGCCAGCGATGGCTACGCAATGTCACAGACCCGGCGAAAGATGATCGAGTGCATCTTCGGTTGGGGCAAGCAGCACGGCACGATGCGTAAGACAAAGCATCGCGGCCTTGAAGCTGTAGCTGGAGATTTTCTGCTCAATCTCATAGCCTACAACCTCATCCGGATACCCAAGTTGCTAACCGCATAG
- the radC gene encoding DNA repair protein RadC translates to MMEETEDNLAAGPSRPDHGGHRHRLRHRARLGGVSALPDYELLELFLFRSIPQRDVKPLAKALLARFGSLPATLSAPLEDMLQVSAVDNKGKALKVTADIALDLALMFEATRRMVAEPLKRSTVISSWSALISYLKVTLAHEPREQFRILFLDKKNQLIADEIMGHGTVDHAPAYPREIMRRALELSSSSVILVHNHPSGDPMPSQGDIDMTKQIVAAGKPLKITVHDHLIVGREGVASLKQIGAF, encoded by the coding sequence ATGATGGAAGAAACGGAAGATAATTTGGCAGCGGGACCGTCCCGCCCCGATCATGGCGGTCATCGCCATCGTCTGCGCCATCGCGCCCGACTTGGTGGTGTGTCCGCCCTGCCTGATTACGAACTGCTGGAACTGTTCCTGTTCCGCTCAATCCCGCAACGCGATGTCAAGCCGCTGGCCAAGGCCCTGCTGGCGCGCTTCGGTTCGCTGCCCGCCACGCTCTCGGCGCCGCTGGAAGATATGCTTCAGGTGTCGGCGGTCGATAACAAGGGCAAGGCGCTCAAGGTCACGGCCGATATCGCGCTCGATCTCGCCCTGATGTTCGAGGCGACGCGCCGCATGGTGGCCGAACCGCTCAAGCGCTCGACGGTGATTTCAAGCTGGTCGGCGCTGATATCCTACCTCAAGGTGACCCTGGCCCACGAACCGCGTGAGCAGTTCCGCATCCTGTTTCTCGACAAGAAAAACCAACTTATCGCCGACGAGATCATGGGCCATGGCACGGTCGATCACGCCCCGGCCTATCCGCGCGAAATCATGCGGCGGGCGCTGGAACTGTCGTCGAGTTCGGTGATTTTGGTCCACAATCATCCCTCCGGCGACCCGATGCCGTCGCAGGGCGATATCGACATGACCAAACAGATCGTGGCGGCCGGCAAGCCGCTCAAGATCACCGTCCATGATCATCTGATCGTCGGCCGTGAAGGCGTGGCCTCGCTCAAGCAGATCGGCGCGTTTTAG
- the map gene encoding type I methionyl aminopeptidase: MNTDSDYMLRSETIRIHTDEDFAGMRKAGRVAADCLDMLIPYVVPGVKTSYLDDLAREFIADHGGLSACLFYRGYQNTVCISPNHVVCHGIPSDKTLREGDIANIDVTCIVDGWHGDTSRMYEVGVVAPKAKRLIDVTYEAMALGLAQIKPGNTFGDIAAAIQKYAEAQRCSVVRDFCGHGVGRVFHDNPNVLHFGKAGTGPRLEKGMFFTVEPMINLGKPDVKVLNDGWTAVTRDKMLTAQCEHSCGVTDNGVELFTASPTGQFRPLPVLG; encoded by the coding sequence ATGAACACAGATTCCGACTACATGCTCCGCTCCGAAACCATCCGCATCCATACCGACGAGGACTTCGCCGGTATGCGCAAGGCCGGCCGCGTCGCCGCCGACTGCCTCGACATGCTGATCCCCTACGTGGTGCCCGGGGTGAAGACCTCGTACCTCGATGATCTGGCGCGCGAGTTCATCGCCGATCACGGTGGCCTGTCGGCCTGCCTGTTTTATCGCGGTTACCAGAATACGGTCTGTATCTCGCCCAACCACGTGGTCTGCCACGGCATCCCGTCGGACAAGACCCTGCGTGAAGGCGACATCGCCAATATCGACGTCACCTGCATCGTCGATGGCTGGCATGGCGATACCTCGCGCATGTATGAAGTCGGCGTTGTGGCACCCAAGGCCAAGCGCCTGATCGATGTCACCTATGAAGCCATGGCGCTGGGGCTGGCCCAGATCAAGCCAGGCAATACCTTTGGCGATATCGCCGCCGCCATCCAGAAATACGCCGAAGCCCAGCGCTGCTCGGTGGTGCGCGATTTCTGCGGCCATGGCGTCGGTCGGGTGTTCCACGATAACCCCAACGTCCTGCACTTTGGCAAGGCCGGCACCGGTCCGCGTCTCGAAAAGGGCATGTTCTTCACGGTCGAGCCGATGATCAATCTCGGCAAGCCCGATGTGAAGGTGCTGAACGACGGCTGGACCGCCGTAACGCGCGACAAGATGCTGACCGCGCAATGCGAACACTCCTGCGGCGTGACCGATAACGGCGTGGAACTCTTCACCGCCTCGCCGACCGGCCAGTTCAGGCCCTTGCCGGTTCTGGGCTAG
- a CDS encoding division plane positioning ATPase MipZ yields MSDVKSGARILVFGNEKGGAGKSTVAMHVAVHLLHQGKRVAFIDLDLRQRSLARFFSNRAKWAAANEKQLPMAFEPHLHDKPASLLTVPEAEARKAFDRALDEAIEQADYVIVDTPGGDHVLSRRAHAVAHLIITPMNDSFIDFDLLGEVDPVTLDVKRPSIYAETVWNSRKQRAVWDGKSIDWIVLRNRLAANEARNRKRVDERVQALGKRVGFEVLAGLRDRVIYRELFPFGLTVADLSGDIRPVAVSLSHIAARAELRALMGSLGLEAGAEVTETASEGVDDNDMAEV; encoded by the coding sequence ATGAGTGACGTCAAGTCGGGCGCGCGTATTCTGGTATTCGGCAATGAAAAGGGCGGGGCGGGCAAATCGACCGTCGCCATGCACGTGGCCGTGCATCTGCTCCATCAGGGCAAGCGCGTCGCCTTTATCGATCTCGACCTGCGTCAGCGGTCTCTGGCGCGCTTTTTCTCGAACCGCGCCAAGTGGGCGGCGGCTAATGAAAAGCAATTGCCCATGGCCTTTGAGCCGCACCTTCATGACAAGCCGGCCAGCCTGCTGACCGTGCCCGAAGCCGAGGCGCGCAAGGCCTTTGACCGCGCGCTCGATGAGGCGATCGAGCAGGCGGACTATGTGATTGTCGATACGCCGGGCGGCGACCACGTGCTGTCGCGCCGGGCTCATGCCGTTGCGCACCTGATCATCACGCCGATGAACGACAGCTTTATCGACTTCGATCTGCTGGGCGAGGTCGATCCGGTGACGCTCGATGTCAAGCGGCCGTCGATCTACGCCGAAACCGTATGGAATTCACGCAAGCAGCGCGCGGTCTGGGATGGCAAGTCGATCGACTGGATCGTGCTGCGCAACCGTCTGGCTGCCAATGAGGCGCGCAACCGCAAGCGCGTCGATGAGCGGGTGCAGGCACTGGGCAAGCGTGTTGGCTTCGAGGTTCTGGCCGGTTTGCGCGATCGGGTCATCTATCGTGAGCTTTTCCCCTTTGGTCTGACCGTGGCCGATCTCTCCGGCGACATCCGGCCGGTGGCGGTATCGCTCAGCCATATCGCCGCTCGGGCTGAACTGCGGGCCTTGATGGGATCGCTTGGTCTTGAGGCCGGGGCGGAAGTTACAGAAACCGCATCTGAAGGCGTGGACGATAACGATATGGCTGAGGTCTGA
- a CDS encoding molecular chaperone DnaJ, giving the protein MLWVGGAIAVFLLLAYVGRQSRLGRLKQGPWINHFRALRSLVSMALLVLGVTLMVRGLMLPGLGALLASFLVGGTVRYQTYFRKDEQPATAASYTPDEIKAYNTLGLAIGADKRAVKEAWKKLMKTAHPDQGGDVSRASALNAARDVLLKRRR; this is encoded by the coding sequence ATGCTCTGGGTCGGCGGCGCCATCGCGGTTTTTCTATTGCTGGCTTATGTCGGGCGGCAATCGCGCCTTGGCCGCCTGAAACAGGGGCCATGGATCAACCACTTCCGCGCCCTGCGCAGTCTGGTCAGCATGGCCTTGCTGGTGCTGGGCGTGACCCTGATGGTGCGCGGGCTGATGCTGCCGGGACTGGGCGCCTTGCTGGCGTCGTTTTTGGTGGGCGGCACCGTGCGTTATCAGACCTATTTCCGTAAAGACGAACAGCCGGCAACCGCGGCCAGCTATACGCCGGATGAGATCAAGGCCTACAACACGCTGGGGCTGGCGATTGGCGCGGACAAAAGGGCGGTCAAGGAAGCGTGGAAAAAGCTGATGAAGACGGCGCATCCGGATCAGGGCGGCGATGTCAGTCGCGCCAGCGCCTTGAACGCCGCAAGGGATGTGCTGTTGAAGCGGCGGCGCTGA
- a CDS encoding SPOR domain-containing protein — translation MPAATKVAAENTKTKPAAKNAKTKLADADEPKSKGKKKKNPKATYAIQVGAFKDKSLASDWVKKMQSRFGEHLTDSTTQIAKNDNGWYRTRFATLTKEQAAAACKSISAKHLDCMVIKPEA, via the coding sequence GTGCCGGCCGCGACCAAGGTGGCCGCCGAAAATACTAAGACCAAGCCGGCTGCCAAAAACGCCAAGACCAAGCTGGCGGATGCCGATGAGCCGAAGAGCAAGGGTAAGAAAAAGAAGAACCCGAAGGCGACCTACGCCATTCAGGTCGGCGCCTTCAAGGACAAGTCGCTGGCCAGTGACTGGGTAAAGAAGATGCAGTCGCGCTTTGGCGAGCACCTGACGGACAGCACCACGCAGATCGCCAAGAACGACAACGGCTGGTATCGCACCCGCTTCGCCACCCTGACCAAGGAACAGGCCGCCGCCGCTTGTAAGAGCATCTCGGCCAAGCATCTAGATTGCATGGTGATCAAGCCCGAAGCGTAA
- a CDS encoding D-alanyl-D-alanine carboxypeptidase family protein — MRMIRRTTGQILGDVVLGGKGVVALLLSMLAFMTLLLPASASAQDPGDNAKYAAIVVDAQTGEVFYARRADSARYPASLTKIMTLYMAFDALAQGKLKPTDQITISARAASQAPVKVYLKAGDTIDVDTAMRLVALYSANDLAVALAEKIGGTEERFAAMMTIRAQDLGMTQTRFVNANGLPDARQLSSARDLAILARATLRDYPQYYNYFNLPSQEFRGRTYVNHNPLRGLDGVDGMKTGFTNAAGYNLVASQVKNGHRLIAVMLGGSNKTQRREHVTTLMSTGFDVISRRQRGETIAVAQNEFTRAMFAESRIPDSPTSYTMLASNNKPLTDDQLRETLEGSEQANATDVDVQRASSMVSAPDVVQL, encoded by the coding sequence ATGCGTATGATCAGGCGGACGACAGGCCAAATTTTGGGGGATGTTGTGTTGGGGGGAAAGGGCGTTGTCGCCCTGCTCCTGTCAATGCTGGCCTTCATGACACTTCTGCTGCCGGCTTCGGCCAGCGCGCAGGATCCGGGCGATAACGCCAAGTATGCGGCCATCGTGGTCGATGCCCAGACCGGCGAAGTGTTTTACGCCCGTCGCGCGGATTCAGCCCGCTATCCGGCTTCGCTGACCAAGATCATGACTCTCTATATGGCGTTCGACGCCCTGGCCCAGGGCAAGCTCAAACCGACCGACCAGATCACCATCAGCGCCCGCGCCGCGTCTCAGGCCCCCGTCAAGGTTTACCTCAAGGCTGGCGACACGATCGACGTCGATACCGCCATGCGTCTGGTCGCTCTCTATTCCGCCAACGATCTGGCCGTGGCCCTGGCCGAGAAGATCGGCGGCACCGAAGAGCGCTTCGCCGCCATGATGACCATTCGCGCGCAGGATCTGGGCATGACCCAGACGCGCTTCGTCAACGCCAACGGCCTGCCCGATGCCCGCCAGCTCTCTTCGGCGCGCGATCTCGCTATCCTGGCCCGCGCCACCTTACGCGACTATCCGCAGTATTATAACTATTTCAACCTGCCCTCGCAGGAGTTCCGCGGCCGCACCTATGTCAACCACAACCCCTTGCGTGGCCTGGATGGCGTTGACGGCATGAAGACGGGCTTTACCAACGCCGCCGGCTATAATCTGGTCGCCTCGCAGGTCAAGAACGGTCACCGCCTGATCGCCGTCATGCTCGGTGGTTCCAACAAGACCCAGCGCCGTGAGCACGTCACCACCCTGATGAGCACCGGCTTTGACGTCATCAGCCGCCGGCAGCGCGGGGAGACCATCGCCGTGGCGCAGAATGAATTCACGCGCGCCATGTTCGCCGAAAGCCGTATTCCGGACAGCCCGACCTCCTATACGATGCTGGCCAGCAACAACAAGCCGCTGACCGATGACCAGTTGCGCGAAACCCTTGAGGGCAGCGAACAGGCCAATGCCACGGATGTCGATGTGCAGCGCGCCAGTTCGATGGTCTCGGCGCCGGACGTGGTGCAACTCTGA
- the phaP gene encoding TIGR01841 family phasin (Members of this family are phasins (small proteins associated with inclusions such as PHA granules). Note that several different families of phasins have been named PhaP despite very little sequence similarity to each other.), which translates to MSEAAETIKTTVEKFTTAGNQAFKDSVEKTLASLNEANGLAKGNVEAVVESLTAATKGAETVGAQAMAFSKKNWEEAVSAAKTLQGAKSIQEVIELQSKYAKTSMESYVAEMNQLTETLSASFKDTFKPINARMTAAVEKFQSYR; encoded by the coding sequence ATGTCGGAAGCTGCTGAAACCATCAAGACCACTGTTGAAAAGTTCACCACGGCTGGTAACCAAGCCTTCAAGGACTCGGTCGAAAAGACCCTGGCCAGCCTCAACGAAGCCAACGGCCTTGCCAAGGGCAATGTCGAAGCCGTCGTCGAAAGCCTGACCGCCGCCACCAAGGGCGCGGAAACGGTTGGCGCGCAAGCCATGGCCTTCTCCAAGAAGAACTGGGAAGAAGCCGTCTCGGCCGCCAAGACGCTGCAAGGCGCCAAGAGCATTCAGGAAGTCATCGAGTTGCAATCGAAGTACGCCAAGACCTCGATGGAATCCTACGTCGCTGAAATGAACCAACTGACCGAAACCCTGTCGGCTTCGTTTAAGGACACCTTCAAGCCGATCAACGCGCGCATGACCGCTGCTGTTGAGAAGTTCCAGTCTTATCGATAA
- the clpS gene encoding ATP-dependent Clp protease adapter ClpS has product MAADKGTTTRPGQAPGLLIDTKPKPQKPSLYRVLILNDDYTPMEFVVYVLERFFNKSREEATLIMLHVHQTGVGVCGVYTYEVAETKVAQVVDMARRHQHPLQCTMEKD; this is encoded by the coding sequence ATGGCGGCCGACAAAGGCACCACGACCAGGCCCGGACAGGCGCCGGGATTGCTGATCGACACCAAGCCCAAGCCACAAAAGCCTTCGCTCTATCGCGTGCTGATACTAAACGACGACTACACGCCGATGGAATTCGTGGTCTATGTGCTTGAGCGTTTCTTCAACAAGTCGCGCGAAGAGGCCACGCTGATCATGTTGCACGTCCATCAAACCGGTGTGGGAGTGTGCGGCGTATACACTTACGAGGTGGCGGAAACCAAGGTGGCGCAGGTGGTGGATATGGCTCGCCGGCACCAACATCCATTGCAATGTACGATGGAGAAAGACTAA